In Macadamia integrifolia cultivar HAES 741 chromosome 1, SCU_Mint_v3, whole genome shotgun sequence, a single window of DNA contains:
- the LOC122075015 gene encoding uncharacterized protein LOC122075015, with the protein MACVDFCCVNGVGKAFFSSLNINTDQQQQQLRRNGSCRRQLPQAILKSNSQQPQIKPTEDHWKLPHMAPVVYENLSFCGEESNGTRKGEISTETLDMWMRDSVSEIVKKIEEAPFLVHVFSSKKNGKNKVTHLDREKGAAKEWPFIKRRWEEREERGEYSTPDGIILVEELKDENEEEDGERRDDESRTRAWGIVIQGRGLNCSPVCYILETCRVGSPSIGFCTHFCLVKAQCHGETALQQMKKSWLLHPQLMDQHSYFF; encoded by the coding sequence ATGGCCTGCGTGGATTTCTGTTGTGTAAACGGCGTTGGAAAggcattcttctcttctctcaacATTAATACCgatcagcagcaacaacaattaCGGCGAAACGGTTCGTGCCGCCGCCAACTCCCTCAAGCGATTCTCAAGTCTAATTCTCAGCAGCCTCAGATCAAACCCACGGAAGATCATTGGAAACTTCCACATATGGCACCTGTAGTTTATGAGAATCTTAGCTTCTGTGGGGAAGAGAGTAATGGTACCAGAAAGGGAGAAATCTCTACCGAGACACTAGATATGTGGATGAGGGATTCGGTGAGTGAGATTgtgaagaaaatagaagaagctCCGTTCTTGGTTCATGTGTTTTCTTCAAAGAAGAATGGGAAGAATAAAGTGACACACTTAGATAGGGAGAAGGGTGCGGCTAAGGAGTGGCCATTCATCAAGAGgagatgggaggagagagaggagagaggggagTACTCGACCCCTGATGGGATCATCCTCgttgaagaactcaaagatgagaatgaagaagaggatggagaaagaagagatgatGAATCAAGGACAAGAGCTTGGGGGATAGTGATTCAAGGGAGGGGGTTGAATTGTAGTCCAGTTTGTTATATACTGGAGACTTGCCGTGTGGGTTCACCTTCTATTGGTTTCTGTACACACttttgtttggtgaaggctcAGTGCCATGGTGAGACTGCTCTGCAACAGATGAAGAAATCTTGGCTGTTACATCCGCAGCTCATGGACCAGCACAGTTATTTTTTCTGA